In Caproicibacterium amylolyticum, a genomic segment contains:
- a CDS encoding phage portal protein — MVSGAMIQFANNQQEIEYLYNYYKGSQPIVYREKKVRPEINNRIVINNALAIVRNANGYFLGEPIKYTSKGGSDKERSDIDSLNEYMDSEDKAANDMDVGESASVCGVGYRLVAVDEKCDEDEAPFEIPTLDARSTFVIYSTDSVKKPVLGVTFSDILDDYGNATGRVYTVYDNTYQYQYEVAGVQTTITAKDLVNGYPKAHLLGAVPIVEYKNNQCRMGDFESVLTILDALNKLHSDRVNSVEQLVNSLLVFVNCHLKTAKENGGTSDFEKMKQGMALEMTSDQQNPADVKYVNSGVNQNEAETLAQTLIDYVYAITGIPDRKAKGGGTGDTGDAVYLRDGYQSLEVVARCKQRNFKKSEKQMLRMVCKILKRFSNIDIKPMDVEVNFVRNRTNNMLNKSQTLSTLMATKVLTPTDAIELSNFTEMPNEMAKRGEEYWKQKADEAAAMLAPTDNTVPTGNEESNAKGSQDGKQSANPADGTGSKGSTVQKVQQKAG; from the coding sequence ATTGTCAGCGGCGCTATGATACAGTTTGCAAATAATCAGCAGGAAATCGAATACCTGTATAATTACTACAAAGGCAGTCAGCCAATCGTTTACCGTGAAAAAAAGGTTAGACCGGAAATCAATAACCGCATTGTAATTAACAACGCTCTGGCTATTGTGCGTAACGCAAACGGCTATTTCCTCGGCGAGCCAATCAAGTACACTTCAAAAGGCGGTAGCGATAAAGAGCGCAGCGATATTGACTCTCTAAATGAGTATATGGACAGCGAAGATAAAGCCGCAAACGACATGGATGTTGGCGAAAGTGCTTCCGTTTGTGGCGTTGGATATCGTCTTGTTGCGGTGGATGAAAAATGCGATGAGGATGAAGCACCATTTGAGATTCCGACACTTGATGCACGTTCAACATTCGTCATTTATTCCACTGACTCTGTGAAAAAGCCTGTGCTAGGTGTTACATTCTCTGACATTCTGGATGATTACGGCAACGCAACCGGCAGAGTGTACACGGTGTATGACAACACATACCAATATCAGTATGAAGTCGCTGGAGTACAGACAACTATTACTGCAAAGGACCTTGTAAACGGATATCCAAAAGCACATTTGCTTGGTGCTGTTCCGATTGTGGAGTACAAAAACAATCAGTGCCGTATGGGCGACTTTGAATCCGTGCTGACAATTCTTGACGCGTTGAACAAGCTGCACAGTGACCGTGTAAACAGTGTTGAACAGCTTGTAAACAGCCTGCTTGTGTTTGTGAACTGCCACTTGAAAACGGCAAAAGAGAATGGTGGGACTTCTGATTTTGAAAAGATGAAGCAAGGCATGGCTCTTGAAATGACTTCCGACCAGCAGAATCCAGCAGACGTGAAGTATGTAAATTCCGGTGTCAATCAGAACGAAGCTGAAACGCTTGCACAGACTTTGATTGACTATGTGTACGCCATTACCGGAATTCCTGACCGTAAGGCAAAGGGCGGCGGCACTGGCGACACAGGGGATGCAGTTTATCTGCGTGACGGATACCAGAGCCTTGAAGTTGTAGCACGGTGTAAACAGAGAAATTTCAAGAAGTCAGAAAAGCAAATGCTCCGTATGGTTTGCAAGATTTTAAAGCGATTCAGCAACATTGACATCAAGCCGATGGATGTTGAGGTAAACTTTGTCCGTAACCGCACAAACAATATGCTTAACAAGTCGCAGACACTTTCAACTTTGATGGCGACCAAAGTTCTCACTCCTACAGATGCGATTGAGCTTTCCAACTTTACAGAAATGCCTAACGAAATGGCAAAGCGTGGAGAAGAATATTGGAAACAGAAAGCAGATGAAGCGGCAGCTATGCTTGCGCCTACTGACAACACAGTTCCTACAGGAAATGAGGAATCTAATGCTAAGGGAAGTCAAGATGGAAAGCAATCTGCGAATCCCGCAGACGGCACCGGTTCTAAAGGAAGTACGGTGCAGAAAGTGCAACAAAAAGCTGGGTGA
- a CDS encoding phage head-tail connector protein: protein MNLMLDRAESKIKERRRSPPDAPLESQYNELQIQIAIFLYNKQGAEGETAHNENGVNRSYENADIPDSLLKEIIPMAVMVS, encoded by the coding sequence CTGAACCTTATGCTTGACCGGGCAGAGTCGAAAATTAAAGAGCGCAGACGGTCACCGCCTGATGCTCCACTGGAAAGCCAATATAACGAACTGCAAATTCAGATTGCAATTTTTCTTTATAACAAGCAAGGAGCAGAGGGGGAAACGGCTCACAATGAGAACGGAGTCAACCGCTCTTATGAAAATGCTGATATTCCTGATTCCCTGCTGAAAGAAATCATTCCTATGGCGGTGATGGTTTCATGA
- a CDS encoding capsid assembly scaffolding protein Gp46 family protein — MAEEANTAVGTAVQSSADANVSAVANASTGDSTVVTQKADGITVKSEPFKTFESQGDYDRAIQQALKTRETNLREEIKSQMEVESKMTADQLAKKQIDDAKAEIEAAKNDLAKDRNRLSAERQFVLAGVDEKAYSKILDTVVTADKDTTDAAVKSVIDVIKVQSEKIANDKIKAEMASAKPPKAGNADSKPAGDSSTNILKALGRDTTEHAKAAKSAIDHYRLGGTNK, encoded by the coding sequence ATGGCAGAAGAAGCTAATACAGCAGTCGGAACCGCTGTTCAGTCCAGCGCTGACGCAAATGTAAGCGCCGTTGCTAATGCATCAACAGGCGATTCAACGGTTGTAACGCAAAAAGCGGACGGAATTACAGTAAAGTCAGAGCCTTTTAAGACTTTTGAATCACAGGGAGATTATGACCGCGCGATTCAGCAGGCATTGAAAACCCGCGAAACCAATCTGCGCGAAGAAATCAAGAGTCAAATGGAAGTAGAGTCCAAAATGACCGCAGACCAGTTGGCTAAAAAGCAGATTGATGATGCAAAAGCGGAAATTGAAGCCGCAAAGAATGACCTTGCGAAAGACCGCAACAGGCTTTCAGCAGAACGCCAGTTCGTACTTGCAGGCGTTGATGAAAAGGCATACTCAAAGATTCTTGACACGGTTGTAACAGCCGACAAGGATACCACTGACGCGGCTGTGAAGTCCGTGATTGACGTTATCAAGGTACAGTCGGAAAAGATTGCCAATGATAAAATCAAGGCTGAAATGGCGAGCGCAAAGCCGCCAAAAGCAGGGAATGCGGACAGTAAGCCTGCAGGTGATTCTTCTACTAACATTCTCAAAGCGCTTGGTAGGGACACTACTGAACACGCAAAAGCGGCAAAGTCCGCAATCGACCACTACAGATTGGGAGGTACAAATAAATGA
- a CDS encoding HK97 gp10 family phage protein, translated as MEEAKKQLESLNSKVDSTLASVISQLTQEGCDYMKSVVKRSTGELSDSISSTFDESTCTGRISVGSDYAIFVEYGTGIKGATSPHPNPAPGWVYDSNSHGTAGWWYFDEKAQKLRWTQGQPANAFVYKTAQYLKQRAKELTEKELRVIVNG; from the coding sequence GTGGAAGAAGCAAAAAAGCAACTGGAAAGTCTGAATTCCAAGGTTGATTCTACCCTTGCAAGCGTGATTTCGCAGCTTACGCAAGAGGGGTGCGATTACATGAAATCAGTCGTCAAACGCTCTACGGGGGAACTGTCAGACAGCATTTCCAGCACGTTTGATGAATCAACCTGTACTGGAAGAATTTCGGTTGGTTCAGACTACGCTATCTTTGTTGAGTATGGAACCGGGATTAAAGGCGCAACCAGTCCACATCCTAATCCTGCTCCCGGATGGGTGTATGATTCAAACAGTCATGGCACTGCCGGATGGTGGTACTTTGATGAAAAGGCGCAGAAACTACGTTGGACGCAAGGACAACCTGCTAACGCTTTTGTTTACAAGACGGCACAGTATTTGAAACAACGTGCAAAAGAACTAACCGAAAAGGAATTGAGAGTGATTGTGAATGGTTGA
- a CDS encoding major capsid protein, with protein MFTANAVANDWATAYSNEIPYLGSAFFAPRKKTGLTVSWLKGTKGLPVAINLSSFDAKPTFRDRAGVSRSETELAFFRESMIVKEKDIQDLMEVQNRDANDPFVQDVLNRIFDDAGTLRDGAMVVPEIMAFSLLAPVDGSPIINLTGKDGASYTMNYDANGTWKAKHYTALTGTNLWSDTANSKPLSDIRTIKRNALKENGTVLSTAIMSQATFDNLLENAQIKSAILAQNATANIFMDDNLLAQFLRIKCGIDIIVYDKMYKGIDGTAHPFMPDGYVTFLPAGGSVGTMWYGMTPEERSARQAGNQLAIFNTGITITVSTTKEAPYQTITTASEILAPSYERMDEVYVAKVA; from the coding sequence ATTTTTACGGCAAATGCAGTTGCAAACGATTGGGCAACTGCGTATTCCAATGAAATCCCGTATCTTGGCAGTGCTTTCTTCGCACCGCGAAAGAAAACCGGGTTAACTGTGTCTTGGCTGAAAGGCACAAAGGGACTTCCGGTTGCAATCAATCTGTCTAGCTTTGATGCAAAGCCGACATTCCGCGACCGTGCAGGTGTGAGCCGTTCTGAAACGGAACTGGCATTCTTCCGTGAGTCTATGATTGTCAAAGAAAAGGACATTCAGGATTTGATGGAAGTGCAGAATCGTGACGCAAATGACCCATTTGTGCAGGACGTTTTGAACCGCATCTTTGATGATGCTGGTACTTTGCGTGATGGCGCTATGGTAGTGCCTGAAATTATGGCATTCAGCCTGCTTGCGCCAGTTGACGGAAGTCCTATCATCAATTTGACCGGAAAAGATGGTGCAAGTTACACCATGAACTATGATGCTAACGGCACATGGAAAGCTAAGCACTACACTGCTCTAACCGGAACAAACTTGTGGAGCGATACGGCTAATTCTAAGCCGCTGTCTGACATTCGTACCATCAAGCGCAACGCTCTGAAAGAGAATGGGACAGTGCTGTCCACTGCCATTATGTCACAGGCAACGTTTGATAATCTGCTAGAGAATGCACAGATTAAGTCCGCAATTCTGGCACAGAACGCTACTGCAAACATCTTCATGGATGATAATCTGCTTGCACAGTTCTTACGCATCAAGTGTGGCATTGATATTATTGTCTACGATAAGATGTACAAGGGCATTGATGGCACTGCACATCCGTTTATGCCGGATGGCTATGTTACATTCCTGCCCGCTGGCGGCTCCGTTGGCACTATGTGGTATGGCATGACACCGGAGGAACGCTCTGCACGTCAGGCTGGCAACCAGCTTGCTATCTTCAACACAGGTATCACCATCACCGTAAGTACCACAAAAGAAGCGCCGTACCAGACCATTACCACCGCTTCCGAAATCCTTGCGCCGTCTTATGAGCGTATGGACGAAGTCTATGTTGCAAAGGTGGCTTGA